From one Lycium barbarum isolate Lr01 chromosome 6, ASM1917538v2, whole genome shotgun sequence genomic stretch:
- the LOC132645527 gene encoding WRKY transcription factor 22-like — protein MEEDWDLHAVVRGCSASSTTSAAPSTTTATTTSCCSFQPRQDDNIFSFQDPFVPRFDNPTSDFEELHNLYKPFFPKSQQPQQILVPLSPQNNIPISPLSVLGGLQDLSPQQTLKQQQQQHIPQLNSIRLTQPKQSLSINGSTTSASHTQSPRPKRRKNQLKKVCQVPAEGLSSDMWSWRKYGQKPIKGSPYPRGYYRCSTSKGCLARKQVERNRSDPNMFIVTYTAEHNHPMPTHRNSLAGSTRHKPANSEAGTVNDSNKPTTSSPVSSPVTEKQESSRDEKADIFDDDDDDEFGSSNMGLDNNMEPADDDFFEGLDELAAQATGDCFSDNFPVSMQLPWLSNNATTTAAGGV, from the exons ATGGAGGAGGATTGGGATCTACATGCGGTGGTCAGAGGCTGCTCTGCCAGTTCCACCACCTCCGCCGCCCCCAGCACCACCACCGCCACTACTACTTCCTGTTGCAGCTTCCAACCAAGACAAGATGACAACATTTTTAGCTTTCAAGATCCATTTGTGCCAAGATTTGACAATCCCACAAGTGATTTTGAAGAGCTGCATAATCTTTACAAGCCATTCTTCCCCAAatcacaacaaccacaacaaataCTAGTACCTCTTTCTCCTCAAAATAATATACCCATTTCACCCCTCTCTGTTCTTGGAGGACTACAAGATCTATCACCCCAACAAACGCtaaaacagcagcagcagcaacataTTCCTCAGCTGAACAGTATAAGACTAACACAACCCAAACAATCTCTGTCTATAAATGGTTCCACAACTAGTGCTTCACATACTCAAAGCCCAAGACCTAAAAGAAG GAAAAACCAATTGAAGAAGGTATGCCAAGTACCTGCTGAGGGTTTATCTTCTGACATGTGGTCTTGGAGAAAATATGGTCAAAAACCCATCAAAGGCTCTCCATATCCAAG GGGATATTACAGGTGTAGCACCTCAAAGGGTTGTTTAGCCCGAAAACAAGTGGAGCGAAATAGATCCGACCCGAATATGTTCATTGTCACATACACAGCAGAACACAACCACCCTATGCCTACTCACCGGAATTCCCTAGCCGGAAGCACACGTCATAAGCCAGCAAACTCCGAAGCAGGCACAGTAAATGACTCTAACAAACCAACTACCTCATCGCCGGTATCTTCACCGGTAACGGAAAAGCAAGAAAGCAGCAGGGATGAAAAAGCAGACAtttttgatgatgatgatgatgatgaatttggGAGTTCCAATATGGGATTAGATAATAACATGGAACCTGCAGATGATGACTTTTTTGAAGGGTTAGATGAGCTTGCTGCTCAGGCTACCGGAGATTGCTTTTCCGATAACTTTCCGGTGTCTATGCAACTACCATGGCTGTCAAATAATGCTACAACCACCGCCGCTGGTGGTGTTTGA